One window of the Prochlorococcus marinus XMU1411 genome contains the following:
- a CDS encoding ABC transporter ATP-binding protein: MKNLKLKVISKYLRPYKKEFIYGSLALLVVNILSVVIPLEVKNIIDQLQNGFSSDFVISKSLWLIFLATCMGLIRLFSRQIVFGIGRKVEVNLRQKLFDHLLIQDPEWIQKKGSGDIISRATSDVENIRRLLGFTVLSLCNIVLAYSFTIPSMFSINKTLTISALMIFPLILGIVSLFGGRMVNQRKAQQESLSKLSDLIQEDLSGISAIKIYAQENAEKKEFNIYNNAYRNSAIKLARTASTLFPLLQGISSISLLILLSLGTFQLESGFISIGGLVALILYVERLVFPTALLGFTLNTFQIGQVSLDRVEEIFQNNPNIVDREETKFLKRKIKGLLEAKNLTIKYSGSKFNSLNNLNFKIYPGELIAIVGPVGCGKTTLAKSLGRTIEIPDNQLFLDEIDVKTLKLSDLRKNISIVPQEAFLFTSTISENLSFGEPNASKYLVKESATKAGLIDDINSFPQRFKTIVGERGITLSGGQRQRTALGRALLVDSPIVVLDDALASVDNKTAARIIDEMSDRSNKTIIMISHQLSVAATCDRVLVMDKGEIVQEGTHKDLVEVNGLYKQLWDRELATRIVKS, encoded by the coding sequence ATGAAAAATTTAAAATTAAAAGTTATATCTAAATACCTAAGACCATATAAAAAAGAATTTATATATGGATCTTTAGCTCTATTGGTAGTAAATATTTTAAGTGTTGTAATACCATTAGAAGTAAAAAATATAATTGACCAATTACAAAATGGGTTTTCTTCAGATTTTGTTATTTCTAAATCTTTATGGTTAATATTTCTAGCAACTTGTATGGGTTTAATAAGATTATTTTCCAGACAGATTGTCTTCGGAATAGGTAGAAAAGTAGAAGTAAATCTTCGTCAAAAACTATTTGACCATTTACTTATTCAAGATCCAGAATGGATCCAAAAAAAAGGTAGTGGAGACATTATTAGTAGAGCTACAAGCGATGTTGAAAACATAAGAAGACTTTTAGGTTTTACAGTTTTAAGCTTGTGCAACATTGTTTTAGCTTATTCATTCACTATTCCCTCAATGTTTTCAATTAATAAAACATTAACAATATCAGCTTTAATGATTTTTCCATTAATCCTTGGAATTGTAAGTCTATTTGGCGGCAGAATGGTTAATCAAAGAAAAGCTCAACAAGAATCATTATCAAAACTTAGTGATCTAATACAAGAAGATCTTTCTGGCATAAGCGCCATTAAAATTTATGCCCAAGAGAATGCTGAGAAAAAAGAATTTAACATATATAATAATGCTTATCGAAATTCAGCGATCAAACTTGCTAGAACAGCGAGTACCCTATTCCCTTTGTTACAGGGGATTTCCTCAATTTCATTATTGATTTTATTATCATTAGGAACTTTTCAATTAGAGAGTGGATTTATTTCTATAGGTGGTTTAGTAGCTTTAATTCTTTACGTAGAAAGACTTGTCTTCCCCACAGCTCTATTAGGTTTTACCTTAAATACTTTTCAAATTGGTCAAGTAAGTTTAGATCGTGTTGAAGAAATCTTTCAGAACAACCCAAATATTGTAGATAGAGAAGAAACTAAATTTTTAAAAAGAAAGATTAAAGGATTATTAGAAGCAAAAAATTTAACTATAAAGTATTCAGGATCAAAATTTAATTCATTAAATAATCTCAATTTTAAAATTTATCCTGGAGAACTTATTGCAATAGTTGGCCCAGTAGGTTGTGGAAAGACAACACTAGCAAAATCTCTAGGACGGACTATTGAAATACCAGATAATCAATTATTTTTAGATGAAATTGATGTAAAAACTTTAAAATTAAGTGATCTAAGAAAAAATATTTCAATCGTTCCTCAAGAAGCATTCTTATTTACTTCTACAATCTCAGAAAACCTAAGTTTTGGAGAACCCAATGCTTCTAAATATTTAGTTAAAGAAAGCGCAACAAAAGCTGGATTAATTGACGATATTAATAGTTTTCCACAAAGGTTTAAAACTATTGTTGGTGAAAGAGGTATTACATTAAGTGGAGGACAAAGGCAAAGAACTGCGCTAGGTAGAGCACTACTTGTTGATTCTCCTATTGTTGTTCTTGATGATGCTTTAGCAAGCGTAGATAATAAAACAGCAGCAAGAATAATAGATGAAATGAGTGATAGAAGTAATAAAACAATCATAATGATTAGTCACCAACTTTCTGTTGCAGCTACATGTGATAGGGTTTTAGTAATGGATAAAGGAGAAATAGTACAAGAAGGGACTCATAAAGATTTAGTAGAAGTGAATGGACTATATAAACAACTTTGGGATAGAGAACTAGCTACCAGAATTGTTAAGAGCTAA
- a CDS encoding DUF3288 family protein, giving the protein MGNEQTHPLHETDKSIIDSLITKNTPEDLDYINLARLINRYTNFPGEIEIKNDIEKILKFWKITKIELFSKTKNIWSKSFRPSNTNKDLVGSGFDTSN; this is encoded by the coding sequence ATGGGTAACGAACAAACTCATCCTTTACATGAAACCGACAAGAGCATTATAGATTCCCTTATCACTAAAAATACACCAGAAGATCTTGACTATATAAATCTAGCTAGATTAATAAATCGTTATACCAATTTCCCTGGAGAAATTGAAATTAAAAATGATATTGAAAAAATTTTAAAATTTTGGAAAATTACTAAGATCGAACTTTTTTCAAAAACAAAAAATATTTGGTCAAAAAGCTTCAGGCCTTCTAATACAAATAAAGACTTAGTTGGCTCAGGTTTTGATACCTCAAATTGA
- the trpD gene encoding anthranilate phosphoribosyltransferase gives MTSNLSNAEILNNLLEGRNLDDLTSRSLMQRWLNDEISDVETGAFLSALRAKSSTGVELSSMAEELLNVCELPVARPNLYLVDTCGTGGDGANTFNISTAVAFVAASCGVKIAKHGNKSASGKVGSADVLLKLGLNLNCSLEKVITAVSEIGITFLFAPIWHKSLIKLAPLRKTLGIRTVFNQLGPLVNPLRPNAQVLGVASEDLLKPMGSALLKMGMNRAIVVHGSGGLDEASLQGENKLVFVENGELRFSEINISDFNHENISNEKLVVSDFESSEAILKSVLSGSGQKSHIDVVALNAALVLWAAGIEDDLNEGFNKALFSIYQGDPWKKFLLLKNYLSTN, from the coding sequence ATGACTTCTAATCTATCAAACGCTGAAATCCTAAATAATTTGTTAGAGGGAAGGAATCTTGATGATTTAACTTCTAGATCTTTAATGCAAAGATGGCTTAATGATGAAATTTCAGATGTTGAAACAGGAGCCTTTTTAAGTGCTTTGAGAGCTAAGAGCTCTACAGGAGTGGAATTAAGTTCTATGGCTGAGGAACTTTTAAATGTTTGTGAATTGCCAGTAGCAAGACCAAATTTGTATTTGGTAGATACTTGTGGAACAGGAGGGGATGGAGCAAATACATTTAATATTTCAACTGCAGTAGCATTTGTAGCTGCATCTTGTGGGGTAAAAATTGCAAAACACGGAAATAAAAGTGCTAGCGGGAAAGTTGGCTCTGCTGATGTTTTGTTAAAACTTGGTTTGAATTTAAATTGCTCATTAGAAAAAGTAATAACAGCCGTAAGTGAAATTGGAATAACTTTTTTGTTCGCACCTATCTGGCATAAATCTTTAATAAAACTTGCTCCTTTAAGAAAGACCCTTGGAATAAGGACAGTATTCAATCAACTCGGACCATTGGTAAATCCTTTAAGACCCAATGCGCAAGTTTTGGGTGTTGCTTCTGAGGATCTTTTAAAACCTATGGGAAGCGCTCTTTTAAAAATGGGGATGAATAGAGCAATAGTCGTTCATGGGTCTGGAGGCCTTGATGAGGCATCGCTTCAAGGAGAAAATAAGTTAGTGTTTGTTGAAAATGGAGAGTTAAGGTTTTCAGAAATAAATATTTCAGATTTTAACCATGAAAATATTTCTAATGAAAAGCTTGTAGTTTCTGATTTTGAGTCTAGTGAGGCAATATTAAAATCTGTTTTAAGTGGTTCTGGTCAAAAATCTCATATTGATGTTGTTGCCTTGAATGCTGCTTTAGTTCTTTGGGCAGCAGGGATTGAGGATGATTTA